A region of Cellulophaga sp. RHA19 DNA encodes the following proteins:
- a CDS encoding ABC-F family ATP-binding cassette domain-containing protein yields MLNIHNLSVSFGGEFLFEEISFRLNPGNRVGLIGKNGAGKSTLLKLLSKEMPIDSGTIAADKDVKIGFLKQDIDFVEGRSVLEESYQAFEEIKALELKLDEINHQLAERTDYESDSYSQLIIDLNDITHHYEILGGYNYQGETEKVLQGLGFSRADFDKKTETFSGGWRMRIELAKLLLQTNDVLLLDEPTNHLDIESIIWLEQFLKGYSGAVVIVSHDKMFLDNVTNRTIEISLGRIYDYNKPYSEYLVQRNELKTQQLSAQKNQEKQIQQTEKLIEKFRAKASKATMAQSLIKKLDKIDRIEVDEDDNSVMNLRFPISINPGKIIAEIEDLSKNYGDKKVLNNIDLLIERDSKTAFVGQNGQGKSTLAKIMVGELEYSGHLKLGHNVQIGYFAQNQAEYLDGTKTILDTMIDAANETNRSKVRDILGSFLFRGDDVDKYVRVLSGGERNRLALAKMLLQPLNVLVMDEPTNHLDIKSKNVLKQALQNFEGTLILVSHDRDFLQGLTNKVYEFKDQKIREYLGDIDYYLDQRKAENFRAIEKKTKVKQAVKKEEDKKVDYKDQKKIKSLKNKLSNVESEISTLESDIKKIDQKLLLEYEATIAEPDFFDKYEAKKKKLKELMSTWEELTLNLEDL; encoded by the coding sequence ATGCTTAATATTCACAATTTATCTGTCTCTTTTGGAGGAGAATTTTTATTTGAAGAAATTTCTTTTAGGTTAAACCCAGGAAACCGTGTTGGACTTATAGGAAAAAATGGTGCAGGTAAGTCTACCTTATTAAAACTATTGTCTAAAGAAATGCCAATAGATAGTGGTACAATTGCAGCAGATAAAGATGTAAAAATTGGCTTTTTAAAACAAGATATAGATTTTGTAGAAGGAAGATCTGTTTTAGAAGAATCTTACCAAGCGTTTGAAGAAATTAAAGCTTTAGAGTTAAAGTTAGATGAAATTAATCATCAATTAGCAGAACGTACAGACTACGAAAGTGATAGTTACAGTCAGCTTATTATAGATTTAAATGATATTACGCATCATTATGAAATTTTAGGAGGTTACAATTACCAAGGAGAAACAGAAAAAGTTTTACAAGGTTTAGGTTTTAGTAGAGCAGATTTTGATAAAAAAACGGAGACATTTTCTGGAGGCTGGCGTATGCGTATAGAGTTGGCAAAACTACTATTACAAACTAACGATGTGCTGCTGCTGGATGAGCCTACCAACCACTTAGATATAGAATCTATTATTTGGTTAGAGCAGTTTTTAAAAGGATATTCTGGTGCTGTAGTAATTGTATCGCATGATAAAATGTTTTTAGATAATGTTACCAACAGAACCATAGAAATATCTTTAGGTAGAATATACGATTACAATAAACCGTATTCAGAATACTTGGTTCAGCGTAACGAGCTTAAAACACAGCAATTAAGCGCGCAAAAAAACCAAGAAAAGCAAATACAGCAAACAGAAAAGCTGATAGAGAAATTTAGAGCAAAAGCATCTAAGGCAACTATGGCGCAATCTTTAATTAAAAAGTTAGATAAGATTGATAGGATAGAGGTAGATGAGGATGATAATAGCGTAATGAATTTACGTTTTCCTATATCTATAAATCCAGGTAAAATTATAGCAGAGATTGAAGATTTATCTAAAAACTATGGCGATAAAAAAGTTTTAAATAATATAGATTTATTAATAGAACGCGATAGTAAAACAGCCTTTGTTGGTCAAAACGGACAAGGAAAATCTACTTTAGCAAAAATTATGGTGGGTGAGTTAGAGTATAGCGGTCACTTAAAATTAGGGCACAATGTACAAATAGGATATTTTGCTCAAAACCAAGCAGAGTATTTAGATGGTACAAAAACTATTTTAGATACAATGATAGATGCTGCTAACGAAACTAACCGTAGTAAGGTTAGAGATATTTTAGGATCGTTTTTATTTAGGGGAGATGATGTAGATAAGTATGTAAGAGTATTGTCTGGTGGTGAGCGTAACCGTTTAGCTTTGGCTAAAATGTTACTACAACCATTAAACGTATTGGTAATGGATGAACCTACCAACCATTTAGATATAAAGTCTAAAAACGTTTTAAAACAAGCATTACAAAATTTTGAGGGTACACTAATACTTGTATCACACGATAGAGATTTTTTACAAGGTTTAACTAATAAAGTTTACGAGTTTAAAGATCAAAAAATAAGAGAATATTTAGGAGATATAGACTATTACTTAGACCAACGTAAAGCTGAAAATTTTAGAGCTATTGAAAAAAAGACTAAGGTTAAGCAAGCTGTAAAAAAAGAAGAAGATAAAAAAGTAGACTATAAAGATCAGAAAAAAATAAAGTCCCTTAAAAATAAACTAAGTAATGTAGAAAGTGAAATTTCTACTTTGGAGAGCGACATAAAAAAGATAGATCAGAAGCTTTTATTGGAGTATGAAGCTACAATTGCAGAACCAGATTTTTTTGATAAATACGAGGCAAAAAAGAAAAAATTAAAAGAACTAATGTCTACTTGGGAAGAGCTAACCTTAAATTTAGAAGATTTGTAA
- a CDS encoding leucine-rich repeat domain-containing protein, translating into MNKNFTYTIIAFLAVALQTVVGQISSKEKAVLIDLYNATNGSQWTTQWNLDKPVSTWKGVKVEDNKVVGLNLFRNNLEGTLPQTIYKLKSLQDLNLAFNKISGEIPVTITKLKELRNVHLEMNLLTGEIPSKIGDLANLESIVLFNNLMKGEIPKSVGKLKKLKVFNVSSNKLSGIIPDELGSLSKLESLGLFENNLVGFIPKELGNLVELRELVIANNQLMGDIPQEFGQLVNLQVLQLQNNKFNSFKSLDFMQSKEILVFDFDGKKPSLKFRDLNTAKTGVAETEFEEDKEN; encoded by the coding sequence ATGAATAAGAATTTTACTTACACAATCATAGCTTTTTTAGCAGTAGCACTACAAACAGTTGTGGGGCAAATATCTTCTAAAGAAAAAGCAGTGCTTATAGACTTGTACAATGCTACAAACGGAAGTCAATGGACAACTCAGTGGAATTTAGATAAACCAGTTTCTACCTGGAAAGGTGTTAAAGTAGAAGACAATAAAGTTGTTGGGCTAAATTTATTTAGAAACAACTTGGAGGGAACTTTGCCACAAACAATTTATAAGCTTAAAAGTTTGCAAGATTTAAACTTAGCGTTTAATAAAATCAGCGGAGAAATACCTGTGACTATTACTAAGTTAAAAGAGTTGAGAAATGTTCATTTAGAGATGAATTTACTAACAGGTGAAATACCTTCTAAAATAGGAGATTTAGCTAATTTAGAGAGTATTGTACTATTTAATAACCTAATGAAAGGAGAAATTCCTAAAAGCGTTGGTAAATTAAAAAAATTAAAAGTATTTAATGTGTCTAGTAACAAACTTTCAGGTATTATACCTGATGAGTTAGGAAGCTTATCTAAATTAGAAAGTTTAGGGCTTTTTGAAAATAATTTGGTTGGTTTTATCCCAAAAGAATTAGGGAACTTAGTAGAGCTTAGAGAGCTTGTAATTGCTAACAACCAGTTAATGGGAGATATACCACAAGAATTTGGACAACTGGTAAACCTACAAGTATTACAATTACAAAATAATAAATTCAATAGCTTTAAAAGTCTAGACTTTATGCAGTCTAAAGAGATTTTAGTTTTTGATTTTGATGGAAAAAAACCAAGCTTAAAGTTTAGAGATTTAAACACAGCTAAAACTGGAGTTGCAGAAACAGAGTTTGAAGAAGATAAAGAAAATTAA
- a CDS encoding DUF7009 family protein, which produces MKIRIRGNSIRYRLTKSEVEAFCKTGSFAQETEFGSTLFSYRIHAKKDITNLETDYTNNTITIYVPKDYTTNWFSSNTVGFSHNFITKNGKEIFILVEKDFVCMDETVEDQTDNYPNPNA; this is translated from the coding sequence ATGAAAATAAGAATTAGAGGAAATTCTATTAGATACAGACTTACTAAGAGTGAAGTAGAAGCATTTTGCAAAACAGGTTCTTTTGCTCAAGAAACAGAGTTTGGATCAACTTTATTTTCATATAGAATACACGCAAAAAAGGATATAACAAATCTAGAAACCGATTACACTAATAACACTATAACCATATACGTTCCTAAAGATTACACAACCAATTGGTTTAGTAGTAACACTGTTGGTTTTAGTCATAATTTTATCACTAAAAACGGTAAAGAAATTTTTATTTTAGTTGAAAAAGATTTTGTTTGTATGGATGAAACTGTAGAAGACCAGACAGACAACTACCCCAATCCTAATGCTTAA
- a CDS encoding sensor histidine kinase has protein sequence MSGNKLEKSLDTTTFLRIRKWYLLALLAIAFSIVFSQVLVQMHLNSQLDDSRVINVAGRQRAYSQKLVKDILLLNRYTSNEEKKQILHNTKNTLDVWRISHNALQFGNDSMGLPKEENKEILALLKKITPHHTAMMSAANNTIHLKSNNIRDSISLEKDITILLKNERIFLNLMDTIVNKYDSISKTQLQKLKQKEHILVALSLLILLLEILFVFRPLSIQIRNSIAKLLKGKIESEENTAKIEELYQEKENSLQELQELNFVIDNAALFASTKNNESVVFISKKFQELLGCSTQDLSKPLSEILTTNEGQQEYLKEVLKNSRKNIRTEEIKIKTKKEQDVWLDMSIIPLHQSSKKQSVLILCSDITERIENQQKLEQLTKQNFEDKILQRKLQASQIVEGQEEERKRIAKDIHDGIGQMLTALKFNIESINLENKEKTEEKIAYLKTLCSDLIKGVRTATFNLTPPELKDHGIFPALQKMTIELAKLTGKNILFENKTDKNIRFSSLAETNIYRVTQEAINNAIKYADANYILLSINYDQNILSILIDDDGKGFDDTILHKTPKNNSEGGMGLFYMKERINYINGRLFINSTPGKGTRVTINYKPERNIKQP, from the coding sequence ATGAGCGGTAATAAATTAGAAAAATCTTTAGACACCACCACATTTCTTAGAATAAGAAAATGGTACCTACTAGCATTGTTAGCTATTGCTTTTTCTATTGTTTTTTCTCAGGTTTTAGTACAAATGCATTTAAATTCTCAGTTAGATGATTCTCGCGTTATAAATGTTGCAGGTAGGCAACGTGCTTACAGTCAAAAATTAGTAAAAGATATTCTATTGCTAAATAGATACACATCTAATGAAGAAAAAAAACAAATTTTACATAATACAAAAAACACCTTAGATGTTTGGCGCATATCGCACAATGCGCTTCAGTTTGGTAATGACTCTATGGGTTTACCTAAAGAAGAGAATAAAGAAATACTAGCTCTATTAAAAAAAATTACACCACACCATACCGCTATGATGAGTGCTGCAAATAACACCATTCATCTTAAAAGCAACAATATAAGAGATAGCATAAGTTTAGAAAAAGATATAACTATTCTACTTAAAAACGAACGCATATTTTTAAATTTGATGGATACTATTGTAAATAAATATGATAGTATAAGTAAAACTCAACTTCAAAAATTAAAACAAAAAGAGCATATACTAGTTGCACTTTCCTTACTAATTCTTCTTTTAGAAATTTTATTTGTTTTTAGACCATTATCTATTCAAATTAGAAATAGTATTGCTAAGCTTTTAAAAGGAAAAATAGAATCTGAGGAAAACACTGCTAAAATAGAGGAACTATATCAAGAAAAAGAAAACTCGTTACAAGAGCTACAAGAATTAAATTTTGTTATAGATAATGCAGCTTTATTTGCTAGCACTAAAAATAATGAAAGCGTAGTTTTTATCAGTAAAAAATTTCAAGAACTTTTAGGTTGTTCTACTCAAGACTTATCTAAACCATTGTCTGAGATACTAACAACAAACGAAGGCCAACAAGAATACCTTAAAGAAGTTTTAAAAAATAGCAGAAAAAACATTAGAACTGAAGAAATAAAAATAAAGACTAAAAAAGAACAGGATGTTTGGTTAGATATGTCTATTATTCCACTTCATCAATCGTCTAAAAAACAAAGTGTTTTAATTTTATGTTCTGATATTACAGAACGAATAGAAAATCAGCAAAAATTAGAGCAATTAACAAAGCAAAATTTTGAAGATAAAATACTTCAAAGAAAACTACAAGCTAGTCAAATTGTAGAGGGACAAGAAGAAGAGCGCAAACGTATTGCAAAAGACATACACGACGGAATTGGTCAAATGCTTACTGCTCTTAAATTTAACATAGAATCTATTAACTTAGAGAATAAAGAAAAAACAGAGGAGAAGATAGCATATTTAAAAACGCTATGCTCAGACCTAATAAAAGGCGTTCGTACTGCTACGTTTAACCTTACTCCTCCTGAGTTAAAAGATCATGGTATTTTTCCTGCTCTGCAAAAAATGACAATAGAATTAGCTAAACTAACTGGAAAAAATATTCTTTTTGAAAATAAGACCGATAAAAACATTAGGTTTTCTTCCTTAGCAGAAACTAATATTTATAGAGTAACACAAGAGGCTATAAATAACGCTATTAAGTATGCAGATGCCAACTATATTTTACTTAGTATTAATTATGACCAAAATATACTAAGCATTTTAATTGATGATGATGGTAAAGGTTTTGATGATACTATTTTGCACAAGACACCAAAAAACAATAGTGAGGGCGGTATGGGGCTTTTTTATATGAAAGAACGCATAAACTATATAAACGGAAGACTATTTATTAACTCTACTCCAGGAAAAGGAACTAGGGTTACCATAAATTACAAGCCCGAAAGAAATATAAAACAACCATAA
- a CDS encoding DUF4202 domain-containing protein: MATTNKLKQAFDLFDKANNQDPNKELYQGKEYAKEVLYAIRMTNKLNSFAPNASEVLQLTARCQHICRWEIPRDSYEMNRTGYLTWRQDLKKYHAKKASSILESVGYDQETISKVAFLLEKKQLKKNEETQTLEDVICLVFLEFYFEPFAKKYSEEKLIDILQKTWRKMSNLGQDAALKLPLSKASLELVGKALS, translated from the coding sequence ATGGCAACAACAAATAAACTAAAACAAGCTTTTGATCTTTTTGATAAAGCAAACAACCAAGACCCAAATAAAGAATTATACCAAGGTAAGGAGTACGCAAAAGAAGTACTATACGCAATACGTATGACAAACAAACTAAACTCTTTTGCTCCAAATGCATCAGAAGTATTACAGTTAACTGCTCGTTGCCAACACATTTGCAGATGGGAAATACCAAGAGATTCTTATGAAATGAACAGGACTGGATATTTGACATGGAGACAAGACCTTAAAAAATATCATGCAAAAAAAGCAAGTTCAATTTTAGAATCTGTTGGTTATGACCAAGAAACAATTAGTAAAGTTGCTTTTTTACTTGAGAAGAAACAGTTAAAAAAGAATGAAGAAACACAGACCTTAGAAGATGTTATTTGCCTGGTATTTTTAGAGTTTTATTTTGAGCCATTTGCTAAAAAATACTCAGAAGAAAAACTTATTGATATTTTGCAAAAAACGTGGCGCAAAATGTCCAATTTGGGCCAAGATGCAGCTTTAAAGCTACCTTTATCAAAAGCATCTTTAGAACTAGTAGGCAAAGCATTATCTTAA
- the nirD gene encoding nitrite reductase small subunit NirD, whose product MITSILKEYSLTALEQVTTWYKAAEITKFPKNGGACVKYKNKQIAVFNFTREGKWYACQNLCPHKMEMVLSRGMIGEDMGTPKVACPLHKNTFSLETGENLNGTLDAIATYPIKIEDGFVYIGFSE is encoded by the coding sequence ATGATAACTTCAATTTTAAAAGAATACTCATTAACAGCTTTAGAACAAGTAACAACCTGGTACAAAGCTGCAGAAATTACTAAGTTCCCTAAAAATGGTGGTGCCTGCGTAAAATATAAAAATAAACAAATTGCTGTTTTTAATTTTACAAGAGAAGGTAAATGGTACGCCTGCCAAAATTTATGTCCGCATAAAATGGAAATGGTACTTTCTAGAGGTATGATTGGTGAAGATATGGGAACACCTAAAGTGGCTTGTCCCCTGCATAAAAACACATTTTCTCTAGAAACCGGAGAAAATTTAAACGGCACTTTAGATGCTATTGCAACTTATCCTATAAAAATTGAAGATGGTTTTGTGTATATTGGGTTTTCTGAATAG
- the nirB gene encoding nitrite reductase large subunit NirB — translation MKTVIVVGNGMVGYKFCEKFVAKETNKDFKLIVFGDEPRPAYDRVHLSEFFENQDAKALEMAPAEWYTENGIELMVNERVTDINRDEKTITTANNRDFSYDYLVLATGSSAFVPPIKGVEKKGVFVYRTIEDLEGMLAYAALLKTKNPNAKAAVLGGGLLGLEAGKAVMDMGLEPHIVEFAPKLMPRQLDSRSSQVLQLKLESIGLHIHLSKATNQILGDKAITGMEFGEDDVLDVEMLIISAGIRPRDELGKSSGLKMGVRGGIVVDNKMQTSDENIYAIGEIALYNQMIYGLVAPGYEMATVAVDQITGNLENQMADEIDMSTKLKLIGVDVASFGEPFMPATKGHSVIFENKTQHLYKRINVSLDGKKLLGGILVGDATDYSMLHQIYLNGMPIPSDPSQLILPAGDGAASFGSAMDLPDTAVVCSCEAVTKGQVCCSVKDDGNETVKDVAKATKATTGCGGCKPMVTDLVNETLKSLGKVVKERICEHFDYSRQELYDIVKMKHIKDYDELLDTHGKGNGCEVCKPLAASLFASIFNETANKQDTIQDTNDRYLANIQRNGTYSVVPRVAGGEISPKQMIAMGRIAQKYDLYTKITGGQRIDMFGAQLHELPLIWEELIAEGFETGQAYGKSLRTVKSCVGSTWCRYGMDESVSFAIEIENRYKGIRSPHKFKGGVSGCIRECAEARGKDFGFIAVEGGWNVYIAGNGGATPKHALLLAEKVDKETAIKYVDRFLMYYIQTAQPLMRTAAWLDKLEGGIDYVKDVVINDCLGIVDQLDVEMQRLVDTYKCEWKEAIETPEIRAKYTHFVNSTEEDENIEFVSLRDQKMPAPWV, via the coding sequence ATGAAAACCGTAATTGTAGTAGGAAATGGAATGGTAGGCTATAAGTTTTGCGAAAAATTTGTGGCCAAAGAAACAAATAAAGATTTTAAGCTTATTGTTTTTGGCGATGAGCCAAGACCTGCTTATGACCGTGTACATTTAAGTGAGTTTTTTGAAAACCAAGATGCAAAGGCATTAGAAATGGCTCCTGCAGAATGGTATACTGAAAACGGAATAGAATTAATGGTTAATGAACGTGTTACAGATATTAATCGTGATGAAAAAACAATTACAACCGCTAACAACCGTGATTTTTCTTATGATTATCTTGTACTAGCCACAGGATCATCTGCATTTGTACCTCCTATTAAAGGTGTAGAAAAAAAAGGGGTTTTTGTATACCGAACTATTGAAGACTTAGAAGGTATGCTAGCTTATGCAGCTCTACTTAAAACAAAAAATCCTAATGCAAAAGCTGCAGTTCTTGGAGGCGGACTTTTAGGTCTTGAAGCCGGTAAAGCCGTTATGGATATGGGTTTAGAGCCACACATTGTAGAGTTTGCTCCTAAATTAATGCCAAGACAGTTAGACTCTAGAAGCAGTCAGGTTCTTCAACTAAAATTAGAATCTATAGGTTTACATATTCACCTTAGTAAAGCAACAAATCAAATATTAGGAGACAAAGCTATTACTGGAATGGAATTTGGAGAAGATGACGTACTGGATGTAGAAATGCTAATTATTTCTGCCGGTATACGTCCGCGAGATGAACTAGGAAAATCTAGCGGCTTAAAAATGGGTGTGCGTGGCGGCATTGTAGTAGATAACAAAATGCAAACCTCTGATGAAAATATTTATGCCATTGGAGAAATTGCCTTATACAACCAAATGATTTATGGTTTGGTTGCTCCTGGTTATGAAATGGCTACTGTTGCTGTTGACCAGATTACAGGAAATTTAGAAAACCAAATGGCAGATGAGATTGATATGTCTACCAAACTAAAATTAATTGGTGTTGATGTTGCTAGCTTTGGAGAGCCTTTTATGCCTGCTACAAAAGGACATTCTGTGATTTTTGAAAACAAAACACAACATTTATACAAAAGAATTAATGTAAGTCTTGATGGCAAAAAATTACTTGGCGGAATTTTAGTTGGTGATGCTACAGATTATAGTATGCTACATCAAATATATTTAAATGGTATGCCTATTCCTTCAGATCCATCACAGTTAATATTGCCTGCTGGTGATGGCGCTGCTTCTTTTGGTAGTGCTATGGATTTACCAGATACTGCTGTTGTTTGTTCTTGCGAAGCCGTAACTAAAGGGCAGGTTTGTTGCTCGGTAAAAGATGATGGCAATGAAACTGTAAAAGATGTTGCTAAAGCAACCAAAGCAACTACCGGTTGTGGTGGCTGTAAACCTATGGTGACAGATTTAGTAAATGAAACTTTAAAATCTCTAGGTAAAGTAGTTAAGGAACGTATTTGTGAGCATTTTGATTACTCTAGGCAAGAGCTGTATGACATTGTTAAAATGAAACACATTAAAGATTATGATGAACTGCTAGACACTCACGGTAAAGGAAATGGCTGCGAAGTTTGCAAACCGTTAGCAGCATCATTATTTGCTAGTATATTTAATGAAACAGCAAACAAACAAGATACAATACAAGACACCAATGATAGGTATTTGGCAAACATTCAGCGTAACGGAACCTATTCTGTTGTGCCACGTGTTGCCGGCGGAGAAATATCTCCAAAACAAATGATTGCTATGGGCAGAATTGCTCAAAAATATGATTTATATACCAAAATTACAGGCGGACAACGTATAGATATGTTTGGAGCACAATTACACGAGCTACCTCTTATTTGGGAAGAATTAATTGCCGAAGGCTTTGAAACCGGACAAGCTTATGGAAAATCTTTACGTACCGTAAAAAGCTGCGTTGGCTCTACATGGTGCAGATATGGGATGGATGAAAGTGTGAGTTTTGCAATAGAAATAGAAAACAGATACAAAGGCATAAGGTCTCCTCATAAATTTAAAGGTGGTGTATCTGGCTGTATTAGAGAATGCGCAGAAGCTCGTGGTAAAGATTTTGGCTTTATTGCTGTAGAAGGAGGTTGGAATGTATACATAGCAGGAAATGGTGGTGCAACTCCAAAACACGCCTTGTTATTAGCCGAAAAAGTAGATAAAGAAACTGCTATAAAGTATGTAGACAGATTTTTAATGTATTACATACAAACAGCCCAACCACTAATGCGTACTGCTGCTTGGTTAGATAAACTAGAAGGCGGTATAGACTATGTAAAAGATGTTGTTATAAACGACTGTTTAGGTATTGTAGACCAATTAGACGTAGAAATGCAGAGATTGGTTGATACTTATAAATGCGAATGGAAAGAAGCTATTGAAACCCCTGAAATAAGAGCTAAATACACACACTTTGTAAACTCTACCGAGGAAGATGAAAATATAGAATTTGTATCATTAAGAGATCAAAAAATGCCGGCTCCTTGGGTATAA
- the cobA gene encoding uroporphyrinogen-III C-methyltransferase, protein MLASMPKVSLVGAGPGSSDLITRRGFKVLQQASVVLYDALVSKELLNEIDADIPKIYVGKRCGEHSLLQDDINKLIVESAYTYGHVVRLKGGDPFVFGRASEEIEYVESFGIPVTVVPGVSSAIAVPASQGIPVTRRGISSSFWVMTATKKDGSFSQDLKLAAKSSATLVILMGVRKFREITKEILKYRSKTTPFAIIQNGTLDKETCITGTLLNYKTVNKDINTALPGIIVIGDVVAEHPSFFEEELQRVLNSGM, encoded by the coding sequence ATGTTAGCAAGTATGCCAAAAGTTAGTTTAGTTGGCGCAGGCCCTGGTAGTAGTGATCTTATAACACGTAGAGGCTTTAAGGTTTTGCAGCAGGCATCTGTAGTTTTGTATGATGCATTGGTAAGTAAAGAATTACTAAATGAAATAGATGCAGATATACCAAAAATATACGTAGGTAAGCGTTGCGGAGAACATTCTTTATTGCAAGATGATATTAATAAGCTTATAGTAGAAAGTGCATATACATATGGGCACGTAGTACGTTTAAAAGGTGGTGATCCGTTTGTGTTTGGTAGAGCAAGTGAAGAAATAGAATACGTAGAGTCTTTTGGTATACCTGTTACAGTTGTCCCTGGTGTAAGTAGTGCTATTGCTGTACCAGCAAGTCAAGGTATACCAGTAACTCGTAGAGGTATAAGTAGTAGTTTTTGGGTAATGACAGCTACAAAAAAGGATGGGTCGTTCTCTCAAGATCTTAAATTGGCAGCAAAATCATCAGCAACACTTGTAATATTAATGGGTGTACGTAAGTTTAGAGAAATTACAAAAGAGATTTTAAAATACAGGAGTAAAACAACACCTTTTGCTATAATACAGAACGGAACTTTAGATAAAGAAACCTGTATAACAGGTACTTTATTAAATTATAAAACAGTTAATAAAGATATTAATACTGCGCTCCCTGGTATTATAGTTATTGGTGATGTGGTAGCGGAGCATCCTTCTTTTTTTGAAGAAGAGTTACAGCGTGTACTTAACTCAGGGATGTAA
- a CDS encoding MFS transporter: MINKTSNKATKLNLRDFKSIQMKTFWITSLAFFLCFFAWFGIVPFMPDVVRDLGLTPSQKWNSIILAVSGTVFARLAIGKLCDKYGPRLCYTYLLVLGAIPVILLGFVQTPLQFLICRLLIGFIGASFVITQFHTSIMFAPNIVGTANATSAGWGNLGGGANRLGMPLIAAAVVSFGVADEIAWRYSMVIAGVLCFLMGLVYYFFTKDTPEGNFSELKERGEMPVLKKDEASFASVLKDYRVWILFFVYAACFGIELTVYGTMDDYLQNRFGLERSFAGNLVLSFALMNIFARTLGGYFGDKFGNSKGLRGRVIFLAVILAAEGLMLSFFSMTTSIAVGMLFLIAFSLTVQMAEGATFSVVPFINKKAIGSISGIVGAGGNVGAFLAAMLLKSKSAVAESAAISSNNELGEEAIKAAQTVASASAVSSGYFVIGGCILVAALLSLAIKFASSEEKVSARLQVADK; encoded by the coding sequence ATGATAAACAAGACATCTAACAAGGCTACAAAATTAAATCTACGAGATTTTAAAAGTATTCAAATGAAAACTTTTTGGATTACCTCACTGGCTTTTTTTCTTTGTTTTTTTGCTTGGTTTGGTATAGTTCCTTTTATGCCAGATGTGGTTAGAGATTTAGGATTAACTCCTTCTCAAAAATGGAATTCTATTATTTTAGCGGTTTCAGGAACTGTATTTGCACGTTTAGCAATAGGTAAATTATGTGATAAATATGGTCCACGATTGTGCTATACCTACTTACTAGTATTAGGAGCAATACCAGTAATATTGCTTGGTTTTGTACAAACACCATTACAGTTTTTAATTTGTAGGTTGCTTATTGGTTTTATAGGAGCTTCATTTGTAATTACGCAGTTTCATACTTCTATTATGTTTGCGCCAAATATTGTAGGTACGGCAAATGCTACTTCTGCAGGTTGGGGAAATCTAGGAGGTGGAGCTAACCGTTTGGGAATGCCTTTAATTGCTGCAGCAGTTGTAAGTTTTGGTGTTGCAGATGAAATTGCCTGGCGTTACTCTATGGTTATTGCTGGTGTACTATGTTTTTTAATGGGATTGGTATATTATTTCTTTACAAAAGATACTCCAGAGGGTAATTTTTCAGAATTAAAAGAAAGAGGTGAAATGCCTGTTCTTAAAAAGGACGAAGCATCTTTTGCTAGTGTTTTAAAAGATTATAGGGTTTGGATTTTATTTTTTGTTTATGCTGCTTGCTTTGGAATAGAACTTACGGTGTATGGCACTATGGATGATTATTTGCAAAATAGATTTGGTTTAGAAAGGTCTTTTGCCGGTAACTTGGTTTTGTCTTTTGCTTTAATGAACATTTTTGCCCGAACATTAGGTGGTTATTTTGGTGATAAATTTGGTAACTCTAAAGGCTTACGTGGTCGTGTTATTTTCTTGGCTGTTATTTTAGCTGCAGAGGGATTAATGTTATCTTTCTTTTCAATGACAACAAGTATAGCAGTAGGGATGTTGTTTTTAATAGCATTTAGCTTAACAGTACAAATGGCAGAAGGAGCTACATTTTCTGTTGTACCGTTTATAAATAAAAAGGCAATTGGGTCTATCTCAGGTATTGTAGGTGCAGGTGGTAATGTAGGTGCATTTTTAGCAGCAATGCTATTAAAGTCTAAGTCTGCAGTAGCAGAAAGCGCAGCAATATCATCTAACAATGAGTTGGGGGAAGAGGCTATAAAAGCGGCACAAACTGTGGCTTCTGCTTCAGCAGTTTCATCTGGTTATTTTGTTATTGGTGGTTGTATTTTGGTAGCAGCATTACTGTCCTTAGCTATCAAATTTGCATCATCAGAAGAGAAAGTGTCTGCTAGACTACAGGTAGCAGATAAATAA